The Pseudomonadota bacterium genome has a window encoding:
- a CDS encoding acyl-CoA thioester hydrolase/BAAT C-terminal domain-containing protein has translation MTWKKKTGIGCLILLIIVVGAIAAFIFFQPQRPITVDDPGGGGERITLNDRPANFFPANGDGPHAAILMLGGSEGGLTEASNAMARLLQAEGFSVLYPAYYLTSEETRSFNLVPLETFDAALAWLKARDDIDPERIGIIGGSKGAEGALLFASDNPDIRAVVATMPSNVVWQGFDWNSMDMSQFSSSWSRDGKPVDYLPYDIPAWYEWFTGMTVGQMYGQSLDQLPDHPEAAIRVEDIAGPVLLVCGEDDALWPACDMARAMDARAEDNNGPEVEVLAYEDAGHFLYGRPREEDDENYEDMAAMGGSAAGNNAARKDNWPRIVSFFRDQLQEDSAAN, from the coding sequence ATGACGTGGAAAAAGAAGACCGGCATTGGCTGCCTCATTCTGTTGATCATCGTGGTCGGAGCGATTGCCGCCTTTATTTTCTTCCAGCCGCAACGTCCGATTACGGTCGACGATCCGGGAGGCGGTGGCGAACGGATCACGCTCAACGACCGTCCGGCCAATTTCTTCCCCGCCAATGGCGACGGGCCGCATGCGGCGATCCTGATGCTCGGCGGATCGGAGGGCGGTCTGACCGAGGCCAGCAATGCGATGGCGCGCCTGCTCCAGGCAGAAGGCTTTTCGGTGCTCTATCCGGCCTATTATCTCACCTCGGAAGAGACACGCTCGTTCAATCTGGTGCCGCTCGAAACGTTCGATGCGGCACTGGCATGGCTCAAGGCGCGCGACGATATCGACCCGGAGCGGATCGGTATTATCGGCGGTTCCAAGGGCGCCGAGGGCGCACTGCTCTTCGCCAGCGATAATCCCGATATTCGTGCCGTTGTCGCGACCATGCCGAGCAATGTCGTGTGGCAGGGTTTTGACTGGAATTCGATGGACATGTCGCAATTCAGCTCATCCTGGAGCCGCGACGGCAAGCCGGTGGACTATCTGCCCTATGACATTCCCGCCTGGTATGAATGGTTCACCGGCATGACCGTCGGGCAAATGTATGGGCAGAGCCTCGATCAGCTACCCGACCATCCCGAAGCCGCCATCCGCGTCGAAGATATTGCCGGTCCGGTGCTACTGGTCTGCGGCGAGGATGACGCGCTATGGCCCGCCTGCGACATGGCCCGGGCAATGGATGCCCGCGCCGAAGACAATAATGGCCCCGAAGTTGAAGTGCTCGCCTATGAGGATGCCGGGCACTTCCTCTATGGTCGACCGCGCGAGGAAGATGACGAGAATTACGAAGATATGGCTGCGATGGGCGGTAGCGCCGCCGGCAACAATGCTGCCCGCAAGGACAACTGGCCGCGCATTGTCAGCTTCTTCCGCGACCAGCTACAGGAGGATTCGGCAGCGAATTAG
- the ppc gene encoding phosphoenolpyruvate carboxylase: MTEPSHSDGENRITQNPDIRYLGAVLGNVIRHYGGETLYQRTEYIRAASVDRHRKISGSNAVDTGIEALTLDETLAFVRGFMLFSLLANLAEDRQGVTQEEGATLAEAVEHLRAAEVSDEAIDVLLAEALIVPVLTAHPTEVRRKSIIDHRTRIAELMKLRDTGAEETPLGDNIEDAIYRQIALLWQTRTLRREKLFVADEVENAHSYMRDVFLPVLPMLYARWERILGKRPPSFLRLGSWIGGDRDGNPFVDADTLRLALSRGAGTVIRRYLDDIHAVGAELSISSELSQVPEAVMALADISGDNAPSRADEPYRRALTGIYARLDSTHQALTGSASHRPSHISATPYDGPDALRADLVTIAHGLARRGDGHFTSTGALGRIIRAIDTFGFHLATLDLRQNSDVHERVVAELLRHAGVSGDYLSLDETARVALLRAELVHNRPLVRSSDGFSAESVKELAIIQAAAEAHQRFGPASITTYNISKAESVSDLLEVYLLLKEVGLYHAANDGGPPQSAIMAVPLFETIEDLENAPDIMARFFALDDIGDMVRARGVQEVMIGYSDSNKDGGYLTSVWSLNQASRALAAVFESANIGMQLFHGRGGAVGRGGGSAFRAIQAQPAGTVQGRIRITEQGEVIAAKFGTVESAAVNLEAMVSATLLASLCPDARADTERERFTEAMRALSVDAFRAYRALVYDTDGFTRFFREMTPIAEIATLKIGSRPSSRSQGHAIEDLRAIPWVFSWAQARVMLPGWYGFGHALDGFADKGVLREMAESWPFFSATLGNMEMVLAKSNMDIAALYADMIGDQTLCSAIFPRIRDGWQRTRDSLLQITGQSRLLEKTPALDTSIQLRLPYIEPLNLLQIELIKRHRAGESDDRISEGIQLTINAIATALRNSG, from the coding sequence ATGACCGAACCCAGTCACTCCGACGGCGAAAACCGAATCACCCAGAACCCCGATATCCGCTATCTCGGTGCGGTGCTCGGCAATGTCATTCGTCATTATGGCGGTGAGACACTCTACCAGCGTACCGAATATATCCGCGCCGCCAGTGTCGACAGGCACCGCAAGATCAGCGGCAGCAATGCCGTAGATACCGGCATCGAGGCGCTGACTCTCGACGAGACGCTGGCCTTTGTTCGCGGCTTCATGCTGTTCTCATTGCTCGCCAATCTGGCCGAGGATCGCCAGGGCGTGACGCAGGAAGAAGGGGCAACGCTGGCCGAGGCGGTCGAGCATTTGCGCGCGGCAGAGGTATCGGACGAGGCAATCGATGTCCTGCTTGCAGAAGCGCTGATCGTGCCGGTGCTGACCGCGCACCCGACCGAGGTGCGCCGCAAGAGCATCATCGACCATCGCACCCGCATTGCCGAGCTGATGAAGCTGCGCGACACCGGCGCCGAGGAAACCCCGCTGGGCGACAACATCGAAGATGCGATCTACCGCCAGATCGCGCTGCTGTGGCAGACCCGGACACTGCGCCGCGAAAAGCTGTTTGTTGCCGATGAGGTAGAGAATGCGCACAGCTATATGCGTGATGTATTTCTGCCGGTGTTGCCGATGCTCTATGCCCGCTGGGAACGGATATTGGGCAAGCGCCCGCCCAGTTTCCTGCGGCTCGGCAGCTGGATTGGCGGCGACCGCGACGGCAACCCCTTTGTCGATGCCGATACGCTGCGACTGGCGCTTTCGCGCGGCGCCGGCACGGTAATCCGGCGCTATCTTGACGACATCCATGCCGTCGGGGCGGAGCTCAGCATCTCGTCCGAGTTAAGTCAGGTACCCGAAGCGGTGATGGCGCTCGCCGATATCAGTGGCGATAATGCCCCTAGCCGTGCCGATGAGCCCTATCGCCGCGCACTGACCGGCATCTATGCCCGACTCGACTCGACGCACCAGGCGCTGACCGGCAGTGCCAGCCACCGGCCCTCGCACATTTCTGCCACACCCTATGATGGCCCCGACGCCCTGCGCGCCGATCTGGTTACCATCGCTCATGGCCTCGCCAGGCGCGGCGACGGCCATTTCACCAGCACCGGTGCGCTGGGCCGGATCATCCGCGCCATCGATACCTTCGGCTTCCATCTCGCCACGCTTGACCTGCGCCAGAACAGCGATGTGCACGAACGGGTGGTTGCCGAACTGCTGCGCCATGCCGGGGTGAGCGGGGATTATCTGAGTCTGGACGAGACGGCGCGGGTGGCGTTGTTGCGCGCCGAACTGGTGCATAACCGGCCACTGGTACGCAGCAGCGACGGTTTCAGCGCAGAAAGCGTCAAGGAGCTGGCGATTATCCAGGCCGCTGCCGAGGCGCATCAGCGTTTCGGACCGGCATCGATCACCACCTATAATATCTCCAAAGCCGAGAGCGTATCCGACCTGCTGGAAGTCTATCTGCTGCTGAAGGAGGTTGGGCTTTATCACGCCGCCAATGACGGCGGACCGCCGCAATCGGCGATCATGGCGGTGCCGCTGTTCGAGACCATCGAGGATCTGGAAAACGCGCCCGACATCATGGCGCGTTTCTTCGCGCTGGACGATATCGGTGACATGGTCCGTGCACGCGGTGTGCAGGAAGTGATGATCGGCTATTCCGACAGCAACAAGGATGGCGGCTATCTCACTTCGGTGTGGAGCCTCAATCAGGCAAGCCGGGCGCTGGCCGCTGTTTTTGAGTCTGCCAATATCGGCATGCAGCTCTTCCATGGCCGGGGTGGCGCGGTCGGCCGCGGCGGCGGCTCGGCCTTTCGCGCCATTCAGGCGCAACCAGCAGGCACGGTGCAGGGCCGCATCCGCATCACCGAACAGGGCGAGGTCATCGCCGCCAAATTCGGCACAGTGGAAAGCGCGGCGGTCAATCTGGAAGCGATGGTCTCGGCGACTTTGCTTGCCAGCCTGTGCCCCGACGCCCGCGCCGACACCGAACGCGAACGCTTTACCGAAGCGATGCGTGCGCTTTCAGTCGATGCCTTTCGCGCCTATCGCGCACTGGTCTATGACACCGACGGTTTCACCCGCTTCTTCCGTGAAATGACGCCGATCGCCGAAATCGCAACGCTGAAAATCGGCTCGCGTCCATCAAGCCGCAGCCAGGGCCATGCGATCGAGGATTTGCGTGCCATCCCCTGGGTATTCAGCTGGGCCCAGGCACGGGTGATGCTGCCCGGCTGGTATGGCTTTGGCCATGCGCTGGACGGTTTTGCCGACAAGGGGGTGCTCAGAGAGATGGCCGAAAGCTGGCCGTTTTTCAGCGCCACTTTGGGCAATATGGAGATGGTGCTGGCGAAGTCGAATATGGATATTGCCGCGCTCTATGCGGACATGATCGGGGACCAGACGCTGTGTAGCGCTATCTTCCCGCGTATCCGCGATGGCTGGCAGCGCACCCGCGACAGTCTGTTGCAGATTACCGGGCAATCGCGGCTGCTGGAAAAGACGCCCGCGCTCGATACCTCGATACAGCTGCGCCTGCCCTATATCGAGCCACTCAACCTGCTCCAGATCGAGCTGATCAAAAGACACCGGGCGGGGGAAAGTGATGACCGCATTTCCGAAGGCATCCAGCTGACGATCAACGCGATCGCGACGGCGCTGCGCAACAGCGGCTGA
- a CDS encoding NAD(P)/FAD-dependent oxidoreductase, whose protein sequence is MTRGIFHYDSIIIGAGGAGLMCAAMAGQRGCRVLLIDHADRPGKKILISGGGRCNFTNLHAAPDRFLSANPHFIKSALSRYDQHDFIAMVDRHGIAWHEKTLGQLFCDGSAKQIVAMLMQQCPDDRVTLSLGTAIRDIRHNDGRFIVGYGDSMATAASLVIATGGPSIPKMGATGFAYDVARQFGLKVVEPRPALVPLTLGGDDVLFRGLSGVSAPVTARCGKMAFREAALFTHKGLSGPAILQISSYWRKGDAVHVDFLPDAASDWLLAAKQAHSRQHLPALLASHLPQRLAEALAGRLSDHLRPLGECKDAVLRDWQAQLGHWRFVPNGSEGYAKAEVTAGGVSTAELSSKTMEAKKVPGLYFVGEAVDVTGWLGGYNFQWAWSSGWAAAQAIQGNMRGMAFGG, encoded by the coding sequence ATGACGCGTGGCATCTTCCATTATGACAGCATCATCATCGGCGCCGGTGGCGCGGGGTTGATGTGTGCCGCCATGGCCGGGCAGCGCGGGTGCAGGGTGCTGCTGATCGATCATGCCGACAGGCCGGGGAAGAAAATCCTGATCTCGGGCGGCGGGCGGTGCAATTTCACCAACCTCCATGCCGCGCCTGACCGGTTTCTGTCGGCCAATCCGCATTTCATCAAGTCTGCGCTCAGCCGCTATGACCAGCATGACTTTATCGCTATGGTCGATCGGCACGGCATTGCCTGGCACGAAAAGACGCTGGGGCAGCTGTTTTGCGATGGCTCTGCAAAGCAGATTGTTGCGATGCTGATGCAGCAGTGTCCCGATGATCGGGTAACGCTGAGCCTTGGCACAGCAATCCGCGATATTCGCCATAATGATGGGCGTTTCATTGTCGGTTATGGCGACAGCATGGCGACCGCGGCGTCGCTGGTGATCGCCACTGGCGGCCCCAGCATTCCGAAAATGGGCGCCACCGGTTTTGCCTATGATGTGGCGCGGCAATTCGGCCTGAAAGTAGTGGAGCCGCGCCCGGCGCTGGTGCCGTTGACCCTGGGCGGTGATGATGTGCTGTTCCGCGGACTGTCGGGGGTGTCGGCACCGGTCACTGCCCGCTGCGGCAAGATGGCATTTCGCGAGGCGGCGCTGTTCACCCATAAGGGCCTGTCCGGCCCGGCAATATTGCAAATCTCGTCCTATTGGCGCAAGGGCGATGCGGTGCATGTCGATTTTCTGCCCGATGCCGCCAGTGACTGGCTGCTCGCAGCGAAGCAGGCGCATTCGCGGCAGCACCTGCCGGCACTATTGGCCAGCCATTTGCCGCAGCGGCTGGCCGAGGCGCTGGCGGGTCGCCTCAGCGATCATCTGCGTCCGCTGGGGGAGTGCAAGGATGCCGTGCTGCGTGACTGGCAGGCACAGCTTGGCCATTGGCGCTTCGTGCCCAATGGCAGCGAGGGCTATGCCAAGGCCGAAGTTACCGCCGGCGGGGTCAGCACCGCGGAACTGTCGTCGAAAACGATGGAGGCGAAGAAGGTGCCGGGGTTGTATTTTGTCGGTGAAGCTGTGGATGTGACTGGCTGGCTTGGCGGCTATAATTTCCAATGGGCCTGGTCAAGCGGCTGGGCGGCGGCGCAGGCAATCCAGGGAAATATGAGAGGCATGGCGTTTGGTGGATAA